Genomic segment of Numida meleagris isolate 19003 breed g44 Domestic line unplaced genomic scaffold, NumMel1.0 unplaced_Scaffold404, whole genome shotgun sequence:
GATCTGGGGGTGTGGATCCGGGCCCCCCCCACTCACATCTTGGCGCTGCCCCCCAGCGAGTTCTGCAGCAGGTAGGTCAGCTTGCTGTTGCGATAAGGGACGTGGGGCTCCTGGGGGGACACAAACAGGTGTTgggggggcactgggatggaATGGAGTGAactggggggcactggggggggggctgggacCCCGTACCTTCTTGGCCAGGGCCATGATGACCAGGCCCAGTGAGGACAGGCTGGTGTTGATGGCCTGCGTCTCGCGGAGCCGCTTGCCCTGTGACTGTGACTTGTCCAGGCGCTCGCTGCCCGCCAGGTCCACCAGGCTCAGCACGGCTGCCAGGAAATGGGGGCAGAGGGAACCCTCACACATGgggacccccagcacaggaaCCCCGCTGGGGTCAAAGAAATCCCAGAAAGGAAGAATGGGGGCAAGGGAACCCCCCAGGGGagctctgaaacaaaatggGGTGGAGGAGCCCCAAAAAGGGGCAGGAAGAGCAAGAATGGGGATGGAAGAGTCCCAAGGAAGGAGAATGGGGTCAGAGTGACCccaaaaggaagaagggaacCTGAGAAGGAGAGGAATGGGGTGCGAGGAGCCCCCAGGAAACACAAAATGGGGGTGTGGGGACCACGAGGGGTTGGAGGAGCCCTAGAAGTGATGGGAGGGGGCTCTAAAAGAAGGAGGATGGGGTTGGAGGAACCTGAAAAACCATGGGAAGAGTCTTCTCCCCAAGGAAGGGCGGGAGAGCCCCAAGGAGTagaggggggaaggggaaagccCCAcggaggtggggaggggagcCCCGTCCCCACTCACAGCTGCAGCGCAGCTCACGGGCAGCGTTGGTGCCGTCGATGCGGAGCTGGAAGATGCTGTGGCTGCGGGAGGAGTGGTCGTTGAGCGCCGTGCGTGCCACCGAGCGGTTGGCGGCCGCTGTCTGCAGCAACTGCAGCACCTGGGAGGGGAGAAATCAGGGACCCTGTGACATCAGCGTGGCCTTGGCTCGTTTTGAGGTGAAAACGCTGAGATTTGGTGAAAataaattgggaaaaaaaaaaaacaaccaggcTTCACCTCGTCCTCAGAAGCCACGGGGACGCAGCGGAGGTTGGGGACGTGCAGCTCCTCGCTGGTGGAGCTGACCCGGCGGATCTCCAGCTCGCCGCGCTCCGGCCGAGCCCCGAGCAGATCCCGCAGCGACTCGTTGTAGATCTCCAGGAAACTGGCGCTGAAACGATACTGCGGGAGGGCTCCAAAGGCTCCGAACCCCCCAGTAACCCCCCAAATAACCACCCCAAGGGGGTGAAGCTGCGTGGTGACTCACCTGCCAGCCTTTCTCCGCCAGCTCCTGCGCTCCCTGGAAGACCTGCCGCACCGCCCGCGGGATCATGCCCCGCCTCTCGGGGTCCAGCGCGTCCGGCCCCTCCATGGTGTAGGTTTTCCCGCTGCCCGTCTGCCCGTAGGCGAAGATGCAGACGTGGTAACCATCAAGAGCCGACTGCGGGAAGAGAGGGAGTGAAGCGGGGTTGTTTTGGGGCTAAAAAGGGGGGCTTGGGGGGCAAAAACAGGGGGGTGGAGGCAAAAAAGAGAGGTTGGAGGCACTGTTGTCACCTGCACCAGCAGCGAGATCTCCTCGAAGACCTCCTCCTGCGAGGCGCCGGGCGGGAAGACGCGGTCGAAGCTGAAGTCGTATTTGACGTCGTCCTTGCGCTCGCGGCCGATGTGGGACTATGGGGGGGATGCTGTCGTTATCGGGACAGGGAAGGGGGACCCCTGGGTCTGAAAACGGAGGAACCCACCCCAAGAagctcacctcctcctcccggAGCAGCACCAGCGTCTTGTTGTCGTGTGGTGGGAATTGGAGGTGCTCCATGcccttctgcttctcctcctcgGCGGCCAGCAGCGGCCTCACGCGGCAAAACACGCGGATGTTCCCCTGGGCGAGGAAAAAGAGCCATCAAACCTGcaggatttgggtttttttttttaggcacaAAACCCGCCCCTCCCCGCGCCGACACCTTGAGCTCCTGCACCAGGTTGTGCAGGCGGCGGCGCTCCATCTCCAGCGCGTGCTGCCGCTCCTCCTGCTCCCGCAGCCGCTGCGACTGGGACTGGGTCTGCTCCTTCAGCTCGGCCACCTCCGCTTCGTACTGTGCCTCCTGCTCCCGCAGCCGCCGCGCCTGCGACTCGGCCCGCACCCGCAGCTCCGCCACCTCCGAGT
This window contains:
- the LOC110391555 gene encoding carboxy-terminal kinesin 2-like (The sequence of the model RefSeq protein was modified relative to this genomic sequence to represent the inferred CDS: added 121 bases not found in genome assembly); translation: MAAVASGGSAGSAPGMAVVAPLPVPAPTSRLPVRRAAAKRAAPGPQPAAPEQKRARSGPTSSQPPGRAPLRALSVPAAPGPGPPRKAMTVSAAPRAGKGTCGAAPATAAASCAGAAPVGGAHRRRAAWDLKGQVSDLRAALGNQKEKAQRLDGENRQLREQLRELQETLRERERHAEELDGRVSALGTELEQHRKESEQRGRELQELREAGKELTARLETTEAQLHQAKAALAQSDSEVAELRVRAESQARRLREQEAQYEAEVAELKEQTQSQSQRLREQEERQHALEMERRRLHNLVQELKGNIRVFCRVRPLLAAEEEKQKGMEHLQFPPHDNKTLVLLREEESHIGRERKDDVKYDFSFDRVFPPGASQEEVFEEISLLVQSALDGYHVCIFAYGQTGSGKTYTMEGPDALDPERRGMIPRAVRQVFQGAQELAEKGWQYRFSASFLEIYNESLRDLLGARPERGELEIRRVSSTSEELHVPNLRCVPVASEDEVLQLLQTAAANRSVARTALNDHSSRSHSIFQLRIDGTNAARELRCSSVLSLVDLAGSERLDKSQSQGKRLRETQAINTSLSSLGLVIMALAKKEPHVPYRNSKLTYLLQNSLGGSAKMLMFVNISPLEENFSESLNSLRFASKVNECVVGTAHANRK